A single region of the Hippoglossus hippoglossus isolate fHipHip1 chromosome 17, fHipHip1.pri, whole genome shotgun sequence genome encodes:
- the LOC117778480 gene encoding protein crumbs homolog 1-like — protein MLRYSVHVWMLCLLYAGTSSSEDTNRCELQPCQNGGMCESHDGGFRCLCSQQSQNGRLYGGETCTIALSGCDDHQCENGGICSPLLVNDQHAYTCICLPGFTSSKCETPTVFSFESRGYMYIETQHFDPEAPVNVTFSFKTERAVGTLLQRRVDDLLLSVELMDGHLRLLSLSGHGSSTLVQELPEYLSNNKWHTAEASLGDVVSLLRLLCTEGDCTRHSSTGVQPLDGASALLEPGTVNRSLFIGAAVGSWGLDRAVANYPPAFLGCFRDVLVDSHLVLPVVVPGDSDAQANITVGCSDKDKCDSSPCQNRGRCVSQGWRSYMCECLRPYEGNNCAEEYITARFGNEDVESYAVFSLDDDPGDPVTMSMFIRTRQSSGLLLVLANSTSQYLRLWLEEGRVKAQVNNFETLVGPRAVSDGHFHLVTVKLEGTAASLFQSAQDQASMPIRHIHAHSGDLVFIGGLPDSRASASFGGYFKGCVQDLRINSKRLQFYPIETAVESYNLEKLINVAQGCSSDDACAVKPCLNGGMCYSMWDDFICNCPPNTAGQRCEEVKWCELSPCPTGAVCLPHSQGFECLANVTFRADSSILQYQSNGKIRRSLTSVFLSLRTRQSAATMLRAQRGSDYLIVSLQDSHLVMEIKAGDDEVTVQSHGAISDGEWRTVELSKTLPTSRWIMDVDGSQKQPSMSETAAGNLDFLREGADIFLGGLGGLDAGVNFSGCVGSVEIGGLLLPFYLDTELNLPRPQEEQFVRVNDNAAPQHGCWGASVCASSPCQNQGVCEDVFDLHHCTCPSEWTGPLCEQSTDNCISSPCIHGYCTNSPGGFKCVCELGYSGEQCEFEVDMCENNNCSKGATCLKGFQSYACLCPQNLTGLYCDGSVPEIPWYIETYPLPQLPTSTCMGSRWKYSCYNGGNCSEVDNTCYCLPGFTGQWCQKDIDECASYPCMNGGFCVNYVNSFECVCDMNYSGIHCQMDVSDFYLYLFLGVWQNLFQLVSYLVIRLDDEPEVEWIFHFNE, from the exons ATGTTGAGATACAGCGTGCATGTGTGGATGTTATGTTTGCTTTATGCAG GCACTTCATCTAGTGAGGACACCAACAGATGTGAACTTCAGCCATGCCAAAATGGTGGCATGTGTGAGAGCCACGATGGGGGATTCAGATGCCTTTGCTCCCAACAGAGCCAAAATGGGCGCCTATATGGGGGTGAAACCTGCACAATTGCACTTTCAGGCTGTGATGACCACCAGTGTGAGAATGGAGGAATATGCTCTCCTTTACTTGTAAATGATCAGCACGCGTACACATGCATCTGCCTTCCTGGCTTCACAAGCTCAAAATGTGAGACCCCCACAGTCTTCTCATTTGAGTCCAGAGGCTACATGTACATAGAGACACAGCATTTTGACCCAGAGGCTCCTGTTAATGTCACATTCAGCTTCAAGACCGAAAGAGCAGTCGGTACTCTGCTGCAGCGCCgagtggacgacctgctcctCAGCGTCGAGCTGATGGATGGGCATCTCCGCCTCCTCAGCCTGAGCGGCCACGGCTCCAGCACGCTGGTCCAAGAGCTCCCTGAATACTTGTCAAACAACAAGTGGCACACTGCGGAAGCATCACTAGGCGATGTGGTCAGCCTCCTCAGGCTGCTCTGCACTGAAGGAGACTGCACCAGACACTCCAGCACGGGAGTCCAGCCGCTTGACGGAGCCTCTGCTCTCCTCGAGCCAGGGACAGTTAATCGAAGCCTCTTCATAGGAGCAGCCGTGGGCAGCTGGGGTCTGGACAGAGCAGTGGCAAACTACCCGCCTGCTTTTCTAGGCTGCTTCAGGGATGTGCTTGTGGATTCACATCTGGTGCTGCCAGTTGTAGTGCCAGGAGATTCAGATGCCCAGGCGAACATCACTGTGGGATGCAGCGACAAAGACAAGTGCGACAGCAGCCCGTGTCAGAACCGAGGCCGCTGTGTGAGCCAGGGCTGGAGGAGCTACATGTGCGAGTGCCTCAGGCCATATGAGGGAAACAACTGTGCAGAGG AGTACATCACTGCCAGGTTTGGAAACGAGGACGTGGAGAGTTACGCTGTCTTCTCCTTAGACGATGACCCGGGTGATCCCGTAACTATGTCCATGTTCATTCGCACCAGACAGTCCAGCGGCCTGCTCCTCGTCCTGGCCAACAGCACCAGCCAGTACCTCCGCCTGTGGCTGGAGGAGGGCAGGGTCAAGGCTCAGGTCAACAACTTTGAGACCCTTGTTGGTCCCAGAGCTGTCAGTGACGGCCATTTCCACCTCGTGACTGTGAAGCTGGAAGGAACGGCTGCCAGCTTGTTCCAGTCAGCCCAAGACCAGGCCTCTATGCCCATCAGGCACATTCACGCCCACTCAGGGGATCTGGTTTTCATCGGAGGGCTTCCAGACTCGAGGGCCTCTGCTTCGTTTGGTGGCTATTTTAAGGGCTGTGTCCAGGATCTGAGGATTAACAGTAAACGACTGCAGTTCTATCCCATAGAAACTGCAGTGGAATCTTACAACCTAGAGAAGCTCATCAATGTCGCACAAGGATGCAGCAGTGACGACGCCTGTGCT GTCAAGCCCTGTCTCAACGGGGGAATGTGTTACTCCATGTGGGATGACTTCATCTGTAACTGCCCCCCCAACACCGCAGGGCAGCGCTGTGAGGAGGTTAAATGGTGCGAGCTCTCTCCCTGTCCCACCGGTGCTGTTTGTCTGCCACACTCCCAGGGCTTTGAGT GTTTGGCTAATGTGACATTTCGGGCCGACAGCAGCATTTTGCAGTACCAGAGCAATGGAAAGATCAGACGCAGCCTCACCAGTGTGTTCCTCAGCCTCCGCACAAGACAGTCCGCTGCCACCATGCTGCGTGCACAAAGGGGCTCGGACTACCTCATtgtgtccctccaggactctCATTTAGTCATGGAGATCAAGGCTGGGGACGACGAGGTAACCGTTCAAAGCCACGGTGCAATCAGTGATGGAGAGTGGCGCACAGTGGAGCTCAGCAAGACACTCCCAACCTCCAGGTGGATCATGGATGTGGATGGGAGCCAGAAGCAGCCAAGCATGTCCGAAACAGCTGCAGGGAATCTGGATTTCCTCAGGGAAGGAGCAGACATTTTTCTCGGGGGACTCGGGGGACTGGATGCTGGAGTGAACTTCTCTGGCTGTGTGGGCTCTGTGGAGATCGGAGGCCTTCTTCTCCCTTTCTACCTGGACACGGAGTTGAACCTGCCCAGACCTCAGGAGGAGCAGTTTGTGAGGGTAAATGACAACGCTGCCCCGCAACACGGCTGCTGGggagccagtgtgtgtgcatccagCCCTTGTCAGAACCAGGGCGTGTGTGAGGATGTCTTTGACCTGCACCACTGCACCTGCCCCTCCGAGTGGACAGGGCCGCTGTGTGAACAGTCGACAGACAATTGCATCTCCAGCCCCTGCATCCATGGCTACTGCACCAACTCCCCCGGGgggtttaagtgtgtgtgtgagctcggTTACAGCGGTGAACAGTGTGAGTTTGAAGTggacatgtgtgaaaacaacaactgcagCAAAGGGGCCACTTGCCTCAAAGGCTTCCAGAGCTACGCTTGCCTCTGCCCTCAAAATCTGACAGGCCTATACTGCGA TGGCAGCGTTCCTGAAATCCCATGGTACATTGAAACATATCC ACTTCCTCAGCTGCCTACATCTACATGCATGGGTTCAAGATGGAAGTACAGCTGCTATAATGGAGGGAACTGCTCTGAAGTAGACAACACCTGTTACTGCCTGCCTGGTTTCACAGGACAGTG GTGTCAGAAGGATATAGATGAATGTGCCTCGTACCCGTGCATGAACGGAGGCTTCTGTGTCAACTACGTGAACagttttgagtgtgtgtgtgacatgaattACTCAGGGATACACTGCCAAATGGACGTCAGCGACTTTTACCTGTACCTCTTCCTGGGCGTGTGGCAGAACCTGTTCCAGCTGGTGTCCTACCTCGTGATACGCCTCGACGATGAGCCGGAAGTCGAGTGGATATTCCACTTCAATGAATAG
- the LOC117778484 gene encoding sentrin-specific protease 5-like, translated as MHRTQSRRSKAKYLKRRKGFMSSVKGVSHLSRRAKRRLFFKVQLWMWRKRRDKCRFGIFRAKRRAYGISTGPCFNSKAQSQKNTRKLPMYHTVNSDNSRDRTSAAVSPLGCDTEASEEMLRGQNCPLKPPEPVGPSETLITSSSFQNRVTDTNVPGAPFTQTVSSQRRETSGRCCVTAEPSKPSRTVKPLLRTEACEGMRGCTSGQCTTVTPGQEKASDSHTDERITCKKASQTNVSLKALTKDIHEFLDEFYRIYGSLIPLQKSDVLRHLKRKFNTNFSDRKNVVFSEVTKYRSAIVQKPIPSFQVVYKKHTLTLDDLSTLADQNWLNDQVMNMYGELIVESANHKVHFLNSFFHRQLMTKGYDGVKRWTKQVDLFSKRLLLVPIHLEVHWCLVTADFVEKKICLYDSQGNALQKVARNILKYLMAEAKEKQQTDFENGWTVSFDENVPQQTNENDCGVFVLEYSRCLALTKALQFSQEDIPKIRKRIYKELCDCKLREEG; from the exons ATGCACCGAACACAGAGCCGCAGGAGCAAAGCCAAGTACCTCAAGAGACGGAAGGGGTTCATGTCTTCAGTCAAGGGAGTTTCTCATCTGTCCAGACGAGCCAAGAGACGCTTGTTTTTCAAAGTACAGCTCTGGATGTGGAGGAAGCGGAGAGACAAATGCCGTTTTGGGATTTTCAGAGCAAAAAGAAGAGCTTACGGGATCAGCACTGGACCCTGCTTCAACTCAAAGGCTcaatcacagaaaaacacaaggaaacTTCCAATGTACCACACAGTAAACTCAGACAATTCTCGAGACAGGACTTCAGCGGCAGTGTCACCACTTGGTTGTGATACTGAAGCTTCAGAGGAGATGCTCAGAGGGCAGAACTGTCCGCTGAAGCCACCTGAACCAGTCGGTCCGTCAGAAACTTTGATCACTTCCAGCTCGTTTCAGAACCGGGTCACGGACACAAATGTTCCTGGAGCTCCATTCACTCAAACTGTGTCATCTCAAAGAAGAGAGACCTCTGGACGGTGTTGTGTAACTGCAGAGCCTTCGAAACCCTCTCGCACAGTCAAACCCCTGCTGAGGACAGAGGCATGTGAGGGGATGAGGGGGTGCACATCAGGACAATGTACCACTGTCACTCCAGGTCAGGAAAAGGCTTCAGACTCACATACTGATGAGAGAATCACCTGTAAAAAGGCCTCTCAAACCAATGTCAGCCTTAAAGCGCTGACGAAGGACATACatg AGTTCCTCGATGAGTTTTACAGAATATATGGAAGTTTGATTCCACTACAGAAGAGCGACGTGTTGAGACACCTGAAGAGGAAGTTTAACACAAATTTCAGTGACAG GAAAAATGTCGTCTTTTCGGAGGTCACCAAATACAGGAGTGCGATCGTTCAGAAGCCCATTCCCTCCTTCCAGGTGGTCTACAAGAAACACACGTTGACACTGGACGATTTGTCGACTCTGGCAGATCAGAACTGGCTCAATGACCAG GTCATGAACATGTATGGAGAATTGATTGTGGAATCTGCCAATCACAAG GTCCATTTTCTCAACAGCTTCTTCCACCGTCAGCTCATGACTAAAGGATACGATGGTGTGAAGAGATGGACAAAGCAG GTGGATTTGTTTTCGAAGCGTTTGCTCTTGGTACCGATCCACCTGGAGGTTCACTGGTGTCTGGTGACTGCTGACTTTGTCGAAAAGAAAATCTGCCTTTACGACTCTCAAGGGAACGCACTCCAGAAGGTTGCAAGG AACATCCTGAAATACTTGATGGCAGAAGCAAAGGAGAAGCAGCAAACAGATTTTGAAAACGGCTGGACAGTGTCGTTTGATGAG AATGTCCCACAGCAGACCAATGAAAACGACTGTGGAGTTTTTGTCTTGGAG TATTCCAGATGCCTTGCTCTCACAAAAGCCCTGCAGTTTTCCCAGGAGGACATACCAAAGATACGTAAGAGGATCTACAAAGAGCTGTGTGACTGTAAACTCCGTGAGGAGGGCTGA